The Flavobacterium jumunjinense genome includes a region encoding these proteins:
- a CDS encoding sensor histidine kinase: MFTIKKADYLFWTFMFLMTLLQLSDDLSFWGAFIYSITITLTLRVYVVYVVNRLANRYLKIDNSTKFVIYASITSVFIALFLTLQGYVIIRLILSERMGTMNEMVSLFFGMLMLSILISGVSYSIELFKQNVESEKRHQELKNNVLESEIEHLKTQLSPHFTFNILNNLHFLIRKDKEEALELLSRYSKILRYYVYESQNKWIKLDDEISFLKHYFQLEKDRSGEDLQISCQWNIPENQLMIIPFLLSTFVENAFKHVSAFTDKTNYINLNVFFKNENQLIMEIKNSTDTVLNSTKKQGVGLKYVQKRLDFSYLNNYKLDIMSQENKYSVQLQLNLNK, encoded by the coding sequence ATGTTTACTATAAAAAAGGCGGATTACCTATTTTGGACTTTTATGTTCTTAATGACTTTATTGCAATTGTCCGATGACTTATCGTTTTGGGGAGCTTTTATTTATTCTATAACTATCACATTGACTTTGAGGGTTTACGTGGTTTATGTAGTTAATAGGTTAGCCAATAGGTATTTGAAAATTGATAACTCTACGAAATTTGTTATTTATGCCTCGATAACTAGTGTTTTTATAGCTTTGTTTTTGACACTCCAAGGATATGTTATTATAAGATTGATTTTGTCTGAAAGAATGGGTACGATGAATGAAATGGTATCTTTGTTTTTTGGAATGTTGATGCTAAGTATCTTGATTTCGGGAGTGAGTTATTCGATAGAATTGTTTAAACAAAATGTAGAATCCGAAAAACGCCATCAGGAATTAAAAAACAATGTTTTGGAATCTGAAATAGAGCATTTGAAAACACAATTGAGTCCACATTTTACGTTTAATATTTTGAATAATCTCCATTTTTTGATTCGAAAAGACAAAGAAGAAGCACTAGAATTGCTCTCGAGATATAGTAAAATATTACGGTATTATGTATATGAATCGCAAAATAAGTGGATAAAACTTGATGATGAAATTTCTTTTTTAAAGCATTATTTTCAATTAGAAAAAGATAGATCTGGCGAGGATTTACAAATTTCCTGCCAGTGGAATATTCCAGAAAATCAATTAATGATTATTCCATTTCTCTTGTCAACTTTTGTAGAAAACGCTTTCAAGCATGTGTCTGCTTTTACCGATAAAACAAATTATATTAATTTAAATGTTTTTTTTAAAAATGAAAATCAACTGATTATGGAAATAAAAAACTCAACAGATACTGTATTAAATAGCACAAAAAAACAAGGTGTTGGGTTGAAATATGTTCAGAAAAGATTAGATTTCTCTTATCTCAATAATTACAAATTAGACATTATGTCTCAAGAAAACAAATACAGTGTTCAACTACAATTAAATTTG
- a CDS encoding DUF6268 family outer membrane beta-barrel protein, with the protein MKTSSFLILVLLLIMSIKTIAQVSIKTEYFGSSSYKDNDGNKVGNSKGSAMVYQGNIKIPISMKFSKDSLTIIWGVNASGAYAALNNKNFSQYLVVSNITNVQLSIFNIRQLNKKWSLITFAGAGIYTNETKISKINSNSILGSGGALFVKKINSKLDLGGGLALTNALGYPMLFPTIYVNYNSDEKYTFRVSMLSGFQGSAGYNFNKTFLLNLIAEMNGQLALLKKDGKDVMFTHQYIVTGLRPEIKINNNISLPITIGVNAIRSVYFNDRTLKSIFNENATNSKFDFSPYVSAEINYKF; encoded by the coding sequence ATGAAAACATCATCATTTCTTATCCTAGTGCTTTTACTTATTATGAGTATAAAAACAATCGCACAAGTGTCTATTAAAACCGAATATTTTGGTTCGTCAAGCTATAAAGATAACGACGGAAATAAGGTCGGTAACAGCAAAGGATCGGCAATGGTTTATCAAGGAAATATCAAAATTCCGATTTCTATGAAATTTAGCAAAGACAGTCTAACTATAATTTGGGGTGTGAATGCATCGGGCGCATATGCTGCGCTCAACAACAAAAACTTCTCTCAGTATTTGGTTGTATCTAATATAACCAATGTTCAGTTATCAATATTTAACATACGTCAATTAAATAAGAAATGGTCATTAATTACCTTTGCAGGTGCTGGAATTTATACAAACGAAACCAAGATTTCTAAAATAAATAGCAATAGTATTTTGGGAAGTGGTGGTGCTCTTTTCGTAAAAAAAATAAATTCAAAATTGGATCTTGGGGGAGGTCTTGCTCTTACAAATGCTTTGGGATATCCAATGCTTTTTCCAACAATTTATGTAAATTATAACTCTGACGAGAAATATACTTTCCGAGTTTCTATGTTGAGCGGTTTTCAAGGATCTGCTGGATATAATTTCAACAAAACGTTTTTATTAAATCTAATTGCAGAAATGAACGGACAATTAGCGTTACTCAAAAAAGATGGCAAAGATGTTATGTTTACACATCAATATATTGTAACTGGCTTGAGGCCTGAAATAAAAATAAACAATAATATCTCTTTGCCAATTACTATTGGAGTAAATGCAATACGCTCAGTATATTTTAATGACAGAACTCTAAAAAGCATTTTTAACGAAAATGCAACTAATTCAAAATTTGATTTTTCACCTTATGTGTCTGCTGAAATAAATTATAAATTTTAA
- a CDS encoding OsmC family protein has translation MATHSVTTTWKRKMQFESTNPSGETLLINAGAENGGEGAGLRPKAMMLASLAGCSGLDIASLIEKMKLDIEDFKIETSANLTEEDPKIYDNVVVEYHFYGNNLNETKLQRAVDLSVDKYCGVMEMFRKFATIETKTFFHKI, from the coding sequence ATGGCAACACATAGCGTAACTACAACTTGGAAAAGGAAAATGCAATTTGAATCTACAAATCCTAGTGGCGAAACTTTATTAATTAATGCAGGAGCAGAAAACGGTGGCGAAGGAGCAGGATTGCGACCAAAAGCAATGATGCTAGCGTCTTTGGCAGGTTGCTCTGGCTTAGACATTGCTTCATTAATTGAAAAAATGAAACTAGATATTGAAGACTTTAAGATTGAAACCAGTGCAAATTTAACCGAAGAAGACCCAAAAATATATGATAACGTTGTTGTTGAATATCATTTTTATGGCAACAACCTTAACGAAACAAAGTTACAAAGAGCAGTAGATTTATCAGTAGATAAATATTGCGGTGTAATGGAAATGTTTCGAAAATTTGCAACTATTGAAACAAAAACCTTTTTTCATAAAATATAA
- a CDS encoding HopJ type III effector protein produces the protein MTILELINKVKHSKSIVFAEVIETIDAHYTFTPTYFKNGDIINEENINNGSCKVFSFAKKHSLSAQETVFLFGEHYQKVVETPLENDHQNIRNFLKFGWDKIAFEKEALS, from the coding sequence ATGACGATTTTAGAACTCATTAACAAAGTAAAACATTCTAAAAGTATTGTTTTTGCTGAAGTAATAGAAACAATTGATGCTCACTACACCTTCACTCCTACTTATTTTAAAAATGGTGATATTATAAATGAAGAAAACATAAATAATGGTTCTTGCAAAGTATTTTCATTTGCAAAAAAGCATTCCTTAAGTGCACAGGAAACCGTTTTTCTTTTTGGAGAACATTATCAAAAAGTAGTAGAAACACCATTAGAAAATGACCATCAAAATATTAGAAACTTTCTCAAATTTGGTTGGGATAAAATAGCATTTGAAAAAGAAGCACTTTCATAG
- the ade gene encoding adenine deaminase: protein MKIQGQIVDIINRRIYSGEVTVVNGKIKEIVEKEHSVQQFIMPGFVDAHIHIESSMLVPSEFARIAVLHGTVGTISDPHEIANVLGKEGVYYMIQNSKEVPLKFHFGAPSCVPATTFETAGAVIDSEDIKELLTSSDIHYLAEMMNYPGVLFDDAEVLKKIEWAKYFKKPVDGHAPGLRGESLQKYINAGITTDHECFTYDEAAEKLSLGMKVIIREGSAAKNFEALIDLLPDNYENMMFCSDDKHPDDLIVGHINTLCARAIAKGMDVFKVLQAACVNPVRHYAMNVGLLQENDAADFIVVENLTDFKVSQTYINGELVAENGVSNVKKVLFDCPNNFNINAKQMSDFEVLSSASIIRVIEALEGQLITNEIHHKSLVQDGKLVSDVENDILKMAVVNRYEDTKPAIAFIKNFGLKKGAIASSVAHDCHNIVVVGTSDEEICKAVNILVANKGGVCAVNGDEQKVLSLPVAGIMSNKDGWETGRLYQEIDALAKEFGSQLKAPFMTLSFMALLVIPDLKLSDKGLFSGNSFSFVDLEVK from the coding sequence ATGAAAATTCAAGGACAAATAGTTGATATTATCAATAGAAGAATCTATTCAGGTGAAGTTACCGTTGTTAATGGAAAGATAAAAGAAATAGTAGAGAAAGAGCATTCGGTGCAACAATTTATTATGCCTGGTTTTGTTGATGCTCATATTCACATTGAAAGTTCAATGTTGGTTCCTTCTGAGTTTGCTAGAATTGCAGTGTTGCATGGAACGGTTGGAACCATTTCTGATCCGCATGAAATTGCTAATGTTTTAGGGAAAGAAGGTGTTTATTATATGATTCAAAATAGTAAGGAAGTGCCTTTAAAGTTTCATTTTGGTGCCCCTTCTTGTGTGCCAGCAACTACTTTTGAAACTGCGGGAGCTGTCATCGATTCAGAGGATATAAAAGAATTGTTAACGTCTTCTGACATTCATTACTTAGCAGAAATGATGAATTATCCGGGAGTTTTATTTGATGATGCCGAAGTGTTGAAGAAAATAGAATGGGCAAAATATTTTAAAAAACCAGTTGATGGTCATGCTCCAGGATTAAGGGGAGAATCATTACAAAAATATATAAATGCAGGAATTACTACCGATCATGAATGTTTTACTTATGATGAAGCTGCTGAAAAATTATCGTTGGGAATGAAAGTAATTATTCGTGAAGGAAGTGCGGCTAAAAACTTTGAAGCTTTAATTGATTTATTGCCTGATAATTACGAAAACATGATGTTTTGTTCCGATGATAAGCATCCAGATGATTTAATCGTAGGACATATTAATACGTTATGTGCAAGAGCAATTGCGAAAGGAATGGATGTTTTTAAAGTGTTGCAAGCGGCTTGTGTAAATCCTGTTCGTCATTATGCTATGAATGTTGGTTTGTTGCAGGAAAATGATGCAGCCGATTTTATTGTTGTTGAAAATTTAACTGATTTTAAAGTTAGTCAAACTTACATAAACGGAGAGTTAGTGGCTGAAAATGGTGTGTCAAATGTTAAAAAAGTTTTGTTTGATTGTCCTAATAATTTTAATATCAATGCTAAACAAATGTCCGATTTTGAAGTACTAAGTTCAGCTTCAATAATTAGAGTGATTGAAGCTCTAGAAGGACAATTGATTACCAATGAAATTCATCATAAGTCATTAGTTCAAGATGGAAAATTAGTTTCTGATGTTGAAAATGACATCTTAAAAATGGCTGTTGTCAATCGATATGAAGATACAAAACCTGCTATTGCTTTTATAAAGAATTTTGGTTTAAAAAAAGGAGCAATTGCAAGTTCTGTAGCACACGATTGTCATAATATTGTGGTGGTTGGAACAAGTGATGAAGAAATTTGCAAAGCAGTAAACATATTGGTTGCCAATAAAGGAGGAGTTTGTGCGGTTAATGGCGATGAACAAAAAGTGTTGTCGTTGCCAGTAGCTGGAATTATGAGTAATAAAGATGGTTGGGAAACGGGTAGACTGTATCAGGAAATTGATGCCTTAGCAAAAGAATTTGGTAGCCAGTTAAAAGCCCCTTTTATGACGCTTTCTTTCATGGCTTTATTGGTTATTCCCGATTTAAAACTATCCGACAAAGGTTTGTTTAGTGGAAATAGTTTCTCTTTTGTAGACTTGGAAGTGAAATAA
- the recJ gene encoding single-stranded-DNA-specific exonuclease RecJ, protein MRWNLKTKPEKEKIQALQNALQVDEITATLLLQRGITTYEEAKSFFRPTLNDLHDPFLMKDMDKAVDRIEKAIENNETIMVFGDYDVDGTTAVALVSSYLKTIYSNIATYIPDRYAEGYGVSYKGIDFAEDNAISLIIALDCGIKSIDHVNYAKEKGIDFIIGDHHRPGETLPNAVAVLDPKRKDCSYPYDELCGCGVGFKLIQAIGSKRNQSIEYFIPYLDLVATAIAADIVPMTGENRVLAKFGMEVINSTPRSGIKALIQNVKKQILTITDVVFIVAPRINAAGRIKHGDYAVRLLTEFNLEQANEFASEIEQFNADRKDLDKKITKEALQQIITNKEEENFTTVVYQEDWHKGVIGIVASRLIENHYRPTVVFTKSGDKLAASARSVKDFDVYNALEACAEHLEQFGGHMYAAGMTLKEENYENFKNAFENIVKETIPPELLTPEIAIDLEINFSDITPKLIRILKQFEPFGPQNMHPIFMSSNCQDTGYGKNLGSEDEHLKLFIKQDTEEGIGAIGFGLGKNLSLTKNKNRFQIAYSIDENEWKNTVSTQLNLRAIQENNE, encoded by the coding sequence ATGCGTTGGAATTTAAAAACAAAGCCAGAAAAAGAAAAGATACAAGCCTTACAAAATGCGCTTCAGGTTGATGAAATAACCGCTACTTTACTACTACAAAGAGGCATAACAACATATGAAGAAGCAAAATCATTTTTCCGTCCCACTTTAAACGACTTACATGATCCTTTCTTAATGAAAGACATGGACAAAGCAGTAGATCGGATAGAAAAAGCAATTGAAAACAATGAAACCATTATGGTTTTTGGAGACTATGATGTAGATGGAACTACTGCGGTTGCATTGGTTTCAAGCTATTTAAAAACCATTTATTCAAATATTGCCACTTATATTCCTGATCGCTATGCTGAAGGCTACGGTGTTTCTTATAAAGGAATTGATTTTGCAGAAGACAATGCCATCTCTTTAATTATCGCATTAGATTGTGGTATAAAATCGATAGATCACGTTAATTATGCTAAAGAAAAGGGCATCGATTTTATTATTGGTGATCACCATAGACCTGGAGAGACACTTCCTAATGCGGTTGCTGTTTTAGATCCAAAACGAAAGGATTGTTCTTATCCGTATGATGAATTGTGTGGTTGTGGTGTTGGTTTCAAGTTAATTCAAGCCATTGGTTCAAAAAGAAATCAATCGATTGAATACTTTATTCCTTATCTAGATTTAGTAGCTACGGCTATTGCTGCTGATATTGTTCCAATGACAGGAGAGAACAGAGTTTTGGCAAAATTTGGCATGGAAGTTATCAATTCAACTCCACGATCTGGCATTAAAGCATTGATTCAAAACGTAAAAAAACAAATCTTAACAATAACCGATGTTGTTTTTATAGTAGCACCTAGAATTAATGCTGCTGGAAGAATTAAACATGGTGATTATGCCGTTCGTTTGTTAACCGAATTTAATTTAGAACAAGCTAACGAATTCGCATCTGAAATTGAACAATTTAATGCCGACCGCAAAGATTTAGACAAAAAAATTACCAAAGAGGCATTACAACAAATCATTACTAATAAGGAAGAAGAAAACTTCACAACGGTTGTTTATCAAGAAGACTGGCACAAAGGCGTTATTGGTATTGTGGCTTCACGATTAATTGAGAATCATTATCGACCAACTGTCGTTTTTACAAAAAGTGGTGATAAATTAGCAGCATCTGCAAGATCCGTAAAAGATTTCGATGTTTACAATGCCTTAGAAGCTTGTGCTGAACACTTGGAACAATTTGGAGGACACATGTATGCAGCGGGTATGACATTAAAAGAAGAAAATTATGAAAATTTCAAAAATGCTTTTGAGAATATCGTAAAAGAAACAATACCTCCTGAATTATTGACTCCCGAAATTGCTATTGATCTAGAGATTAATTTTTCTGATATTACACCAAAACTCATCCGAATTTTAAAACAATTTGAACCATTTGGTCCACAAAACATGCATCCAATTTTTATGTCTTCTAATTGTCAGGATACTGGCTATGGGAAAAATTTGGGTAGCGAAGACGAACATCTAAAACTTTTCATTAAACAAGATACTGAAGAAGGAATTGGAGCAATTGGTTTCGGATTGGGAAAAAACTTATCTTTGACAAAGAATAAAAACCGATTCCAAATTGCGTATTCTATTGATGAAAACGAATGGAAAAATACAGTATCTACACAACTTAACTTAAGAGCAATACAAGAGAATAATGAATAA
- a CDS encoding MFS transporter, with product MNKKDPYAALRFKEFRFFLSMRFAMVFAWAMQFIIIEWEVYSLTKDAIYLGLIGLMEIIPAVLMALFAGHIVDQNEKKGLLVKCLIGFSFISLGLFLITVPSIKNTLTTSNILLVIYILVFLGGLVRAFIGPTVFSLLSLIVPKKHYPNAATWSSSTWQMGSMFGPALAGISIGIIGVHWSLCIVFGFTIFALLGLSQISKKPILNPKIGEPVMQSLKEGITFVFKNKTILGAISLDMFAVLFGGAVALLPIFAQDILKVGSEGFGILRAAPAVGSIITMIIAAYFSLNKNAGVKLLTAIFIFGICIIVFGISEIFWISVIALFLSGVADGVSVVIRNTILQLHTPDNMRGRVSSVNSIFVGSSNELGAFESGVTAKLMGAVNAVIFGGCMTIGTVITTAFISPSFRKLDLEKEVEKLENEV from the coding sequence ATGAATAAGAAAGATCCTTACGCAGCACTTCGTTTTAAAGAATTTCGTTTTTTCTTAAGTATGCGCTTCGCAATGGTATTTGCTTGGGCAATGCAATTTATAATTATAGAATGGGAAGTTTATAGCCTAACAAAAGACGCTATATATTTAGGGCTTATCGGACTTATGGAAATAATCCCAGCCGTTTTAATGGCATTGTTTGCAGGTCACATTGTAGATCAAAACGAAAAGAAAGGACTACTTGTTAAATGTTTAATTGGGTTTTCATTTATAAGTCTTGGTTTATTTTTAATTACTGTTCCAAGTATTAAAAACACATTAACAACTTCAAACATATTATTAGTTATTTATATTTTAGTCTTCCTTGGAGGGTTGGTACGAGCTTTCATTGGACCAACCGTTTTTTCATTATTATCTTTAATCGTTCCGAAAAAACACTACCCTAACGCAGCCACATGGAGTAGTTCTACATGGCAAATGGGGTCAATGTTCGGCCCTGCTTTAGCAGGAATATCAATAGGAATAATTGGTGTTCATTGGTCATTATGTATCGTTTTTGGATTTACTATTTTTGCTTTATTAGGTTTAAGTCAAATTTCAAAAAAACCAATATTGAACCCAAAAATTGGAGAACCTGTTATGCAAAGTTTAAAAGAAGGCATCACATTTGTTTTCAAAAACAAAACCATCCTTGGAGCAATTTCATTAGATATGTTTGCTGTATTGTTTGGAGGTGCTGTAGCCTTACTTCCTATTTTCGCACAAGATATTTTGAAAGTAGGTTCGGAAGGTTTTGGAATATTAAGAGCAGCACCAGCTGTAGGTTCTATTATAACCATGATCATTGCTGCTTATTTTTCACTAAATAAAAACGCAGGAGTTAAACTACTTACAGCAATATTTATTTTTGGAATTTGTATTATTGTATTCGGAATTTCTGAAATATTTTGGATTTCTGTTATCGCTTTGTTTTTAAGTGGTGTTGCTGATGGTGTTTCCGTTGTAATTCGAAACACAATTTTACAATTACACACCCCCGACAATATGCGTGGAAGAGTATCTTCTGTAAATTCTATTTTTGTTGGTTCATCTAACGAATTAGGAGCTTTTGAAAGTGGCGTTACTGCAAAATTAATGGGTGCTGTAAATGCGGTAATTTTTGGTGGTTGCATGACAATTGGAACCGTAATCACTACCGCTTTCATTTCACCTTCTTTTAGAAAGCTTGATTTAGAAAAAGAAGTAGAAAAATTAGAAAATGAAGTATAA
- a CDS encoding peptidoglycan-binding domain-containing protein: MKQIIITLLVVILSIVGYNQYRTYKRFHSPGIDYVVNTEVDLNYHNESFLKNYFLSIEDLNAFVRIQWNVYDLDVRNPEQDNDDTKTAFINYSKKLATIKFYESRLIQAAQLKQKGLKNKDIVFFEENGYKVINYNDYLKDQKIKEMYYQDPDKFSLKIGDTNSFVFEIQKKLIKKGFDIPTDGIFKEITLKALIEFQEKNKLYSNGKIDTITLDYLFR, encoded by the coding sequence ATGAAACAGATTATCATTACCCTACTAGTCGTTATTTTATCTATTGTAGGTTACAATCAGTATAGAACATATAAGCGTTTTCACTCTCCAGGAATAGATTATGTAGTGAATACTGAAGTTGACTTAAATTATCATAATGAAAGTTTCTTGAAAAATTACTTCCTATCTATTGAAGATTTGAATGCTTTTGTAAGAATACAATGGAATGTTTACGATCTTGATGTTCGTAATCCAGAACAAGACAACGATGATACAAAGACTGCTTTTATAAACTATTCTAAAAAACTAGCTACCATAAAATTTTACGAAAGCAGACTAATTCAAGCTGCACAATTAAAACAAAAAGGACTAAAGAATAAAGACATTGTTTTCTTTGAAGAGAACGGTTATAAAGTTATTAATTACAATGATTATTTGAAAGATCAGAAAATAAAAGAAATGTATTATCAGGATCCAGATAAATTCAGTTTAAAAATCGGAGACACTAATTCATTTGTTTTTGAAATTCAAAAGAAATTAATCAAAAAAGGATTTGATATTCCTACCGATGGAATTTTTAAAGAAATAACATTAAAAGCTCTTATTGAATTTCAAGAAAAAAACAAACTCTACTCCAACGGAAAAATAGACACAATAACCTTAGATTATTTATTTAGGTAA
- a CDS encoding UDP-2,3-diacylglucosamine diphosphatase, whose translation MDKNLKIYFASDQHFGAPNPEESFIREKKFVNWLDEVKKDADAIFLLGDLFDFWFEYKTVVPKGFIRVLGKLAEIRDTGIPVYFFVGNHDLWMQDYFEKELNIPVYHDNVEFIFNNKLFLIGHGDGKGPGDLGYKRMKKVFTNSFSKWIFRWLHPDIGVRLAQYLSVKNKLISGAEDVKFLGEENEWLVQYAKRKLESKHYDYFIFGHRHLPMIIDVGDNSKYVNLGDWIGYFTYGVFDGENFELKKFEELPK comes from the coding sequence TTGGATAAAAATCTTAAAATCTATTTCGCATCCGACCAACATTTTGGAGCTCCTAATCCAGAAGAAAGTTTTATTCGAGAAAAGAAATTCGTGAATTGGTTAGATGAGGTGAAAAAAGATGCTGATGCTATTTTTTTATTAGGTGATTTATTCGACTTTTGGTTTGAATATAAAACTGTTGTTCCTAAAGGTTTTATTCGTGTATTAGGTAAGCTTGCTGAAATTAGAGATACTGGAATTCCAGTCTATTTTTTTGTAGGGAATCATGACTTATGGATGCAGGATTATTTTGAAAAAGAGTTGAATATTCCTGTTTATCATGATAATGTTGAATTTATATTTAACAACAAGCTTTTTCTTATTGGTCACGGTGATGGAAAAGGTCCAGGAGATTTAGGGTATAAAAGAATGAAAAAAGTGTTTACAAATTCTTTTTCAAAATGGATTTTTAGATGGTTGCATCCAGATATTGGTGTGCGATTAGCACAATACTTATCAGTTAAAAACAAGTTGATATCTGGTGCAGAAGACGTTAAGTTTTTAGGTGAAGAAAATGAGTGGTTAGTTCAATATGCAAAACGCAAGTTAGAATCTAAACATTATGATTACTTTATTTTTGGTCATCGCCATTTACCTATGATTATTGATGTAGGAGATAACTCCAAATATGTAAATTTAGGAGATTGGATTGGCTATTTTACCTATGGTGTTTTTGACGGTGAGAATTTTGAGTTAAAAAAGTTTGAAGAATTACCTAAATAA